A genomic region of Thermodesulfobacteriota bacterium contains the following coding sequences:
- the pfp gene encoding diphosphate--fructose-6-phosphate 1-phosphotransferase — protein MASPRKNSSDVMAILVGGGPAPGINGVISAATIEAINRGKTVIGILDGFRWIAQGDKTHIRKLTIEDTSRIHLTGGSLIGISRESPLTSPERMRNTIRVLNELGVRYLITIGGDGTMFLAHRVEEEAKRQIKVAHVPKTIDNDLPLPDYIPTFGFETARHLGTITVQYLMEDAKTANRWYFVTTMGRKTGHLALGIGKASGATLTMIPEEFGRGKVPLDRMVSVLEGAIIKRLSMGREDGVAILAEGLIEKLHQEELEKLDDLDRDEHGRIRLSEVDLGRLLKDETKKRLSKKGIKARIVDKSIGYELRSAPPIPFDAKYARDLGYCAVKFLFEGGTGAMISIQTGRMVPIFFTELINPETGSTRIRYVDIKTEAYEVPVKYMIKLKREDFENPKQLRKLAHTANMKPKEFVEYFSKAVGDYLE, from the coding sequence ATGGCTTCTCCTCGCAAAAATTCTTCAGACGTGATGGCTATCCTAGTTGGCGGCGGCCCTGCTCCGGGAATAAACGGGGTTATCAGCGCCGCTACCATAGAGGCAATTAATCGGGGAAAAACGGTGATAGGAATCTTGGATGGGTTCAGGTGGATCGCCCAGGGAGATAAAACCCACATCCGTAAACTAACCATAGAAGACACTTCCCGTATACATCTCACCGGCGGTTCCTTGATAGGGATATCCAGAGAAAGCCCCTTGACCAGTCCGGAGAGGATGAGAAATACAATAAGGGTCCTGAATGAGCTTGGGGTAAGATACCTTATAACCATAGGCGGAGACGGCACTATGTTTCTCGCTCACCGCGTAGAAGAAGAAGCAAAGAGACAAATTAAAGTAGCTCACGTACCAAAGACCATCGATAACGACCTGCCCCTACCCGACTATATTCCCACTTTTGGATTCGAAACAGCACGGCATCTAGGAACCATAACTGTCCAATATCTTATGGAGGATGCAAAAACCGCGAACAGATGGTATTTCGTCACCACCATGGGAAGGAAAACCGGCCATCTGGCACTGGGGATCGGAAAGGCATCTGGAGCAACGCTCACCATGATCCCGGAGGAGTTCGGCAGGGGAAAAGTCCCGCTGGACAGGATGGTCTCCGTTCTTGAGGGAGCCATTATAAAAAGATTAAGCATGGGTAGGGAAGACGGGGTGGCGATCCTGGCCGAAGGACTCATAGAGAAATTGCACCAGGAAGAACTGGAAAAGTTAGACGATTTAGACAGAGACGAACACGGACGAATAAGACTCTCCGAGGTTGACCTCGGAAGGCTCCTCAAAGATGAAACTAAGAAACGTCTTTCAAAAAAGGGGATAAAAGCCAGGATAGTAGACAAGAGCATAGGGTATGAGCTCAGGTCGGCTCCGCCAATCCCATTCGATGCCAAATACGCCCGGGACCTGGGGTATTGTGCGGTTAAATTTTTGTTCGAGGGCGGGACCGGAGCTATGATCAGCATACAGACCGGCAGAATGGTTCCTATATTCTTCACCGAGCTTATAAACCCGGAAACCGGGTCAACGAGAATACGCTATGTCGACATAAAAACCGAGGCCTACGAGGTTCCGGTGAAGTACATGATAAAGCTCAAAAGAGAGGATTTTGAAAATCCCAAACAGTTAAGAAAACTCGCACACACTGCAAATATGAAACCCAAAGAATTTGTGGAGTATTTCTCCAAGGCGGTGGGAGATTATTTAGAATGA
- a CDS encoding FAD-dependent oxidoreductase: protein MVNTVDYLLIGGGLASATAAETLRKEGAGGRIVIVSEENYPPYHRPPLSKRFLLGKQKKERIVVLKEGYYRENDIELVLGTKALSVDPRERIVRTDNSGELRYKKLLIATGCRISKLSVPGSSLPGIYYLRTLDDAEALKQAIEIASRVVVIGGSFIGMELASTFRQKGKEVTIITQEEIIFDKLSSPEVSEFFRDYYKAHGVSVISGETVKEFIGKNSVNGVITNTGKEFPCDLVAVGIGVVPNTDFLLGSGIKLDDGVVVDEYMQTNNPDVFAAGDVANFFDRVFGRRRRVEHWDNAMKQGQVAARNMMGHKQPYRTVSYFFSDVFDLTFNFLGDTADTGERVVRGSIKEKSFSVLYLKDGVLKAAFLLRRPPDEDKSAGSLIQNRVNLEKVKGKLSEVSFKLHRIPTQTVLILQGGGALGAFQCGVVKAMEEKQIYPDIVAGVSIGAFNGAIIAANPRNAANALEAFWDEITVNIPNVPKEGNRRLVSSWYSLIFGSPKFFRPRWLMPVFNPNELPINWTSFYDPSPVRELLLKYVDFDKLRDSPTRLIIGAVDVETSELVAFDSYVDEITPEHIMASGSLPPGFPWTTIDGKHYWDGALVSNTPLDLVTELCGLTQKKVYVVNLYPTRKALPQNLPEVLARRDEIFFSEKIRRDIHTKELIENYRKLVEEIMSYIEPGVAQQIMQRPLYIRTMGELTPISITRIVHEGEEGEPSSRDYDFSWRTARQHMEEGYSVAKKVLKREEKKKMEKSY, encoded by the coding sequence ATGGTAAATACGGTCGATTATTTACTGATTGGAGGGGGGCTGGCCAGTGCAACTGCTGCGGAGACATTGAGGAAAGAGGGGGCAGGGGGAAGAATCGTTATCGTATCGGAAGAAAACTATCCACCCTATCATCGTCCTCCGCTCTCCAAGCGTTTTCTCCTCGGCAAACAGAAAAAAGAGAGGATCGTAGTTCTCAAAGAAGGTTATTATAGAGAAAACGATATCGAGCTGGTACTCGGCACTAAAGCCCTCTCGGTTGACCCTAGGGAAAGAATAGTCAGGACCGATAATTCTGGAGAGCTTCGTTATAAAAAACTACTCATAGCTACTGGCTGTAGAATAAGCAAACTATCCGTTCCTGGTTCGAGCTTACCCGGCATATATTATCTTAGGACGTTGGATGACGCCGAGGCATTGAAACAAGCTATTGAAATAGCGAGCAGGGTTGTGGTCATCGGGGGAAGTTTCATCGGAATGGAGCTTGCGTCGACCTTTAGGCAAAAAGGTAAAGAGGTGACAATTATCACCCAGGAAGAAATCATCTTCGATAAGCTGTCCTCCCCGGAGGTCTCTGAGTTCTTCAGGGACTACTATAAAGCACACGGCGTGAGCGTAATTTCCGGGGAAACGGTGAAAGAATTTATAGGAAAAAATAGTGTAAATGGTGTTATTACAAACACCGGAAAGGAATTTCCCTGTGACCTGGTTGCAGTCGGGATAGGGGTTGTTCCCAACACTGATTTTCTACTGGGGAGCGGAATAAAGCTGGATGATGGTGTAGTTGTGGATGAATACATGCAAACAAATAACCCGGATGTCTTTGCTGCGGGGGATGTAGCCAATTTTTTCGACCGGGTATTTGGGAGACGGCGCCGAGTCGAACACTGGGATAATGCTATGAAGCAGGGACAAGTTGCCGCTAGGAATATGATGGGGCACAAACAGCCGTATCGTACCGTTTCCTATTTCTTTTCGGATGTGTTTGATCTTACTTTCAATTTTCTCGGAGACACGGCGGATACAGGTGAAAGGGTGGTGAGAGGTTCTATAAAGGAGAAGTCATTCTCCGTTCTTTATCTGAAGGATGGAGTCTTGAAGGCGGCATTTTTGTTGCGAAGACCGCCCGACGAGGATAAATCGGCGGGCTCGCTCATACAAAACCGGGTTAATCTGGAGAAAGTAAAAGGTAAATTATCGGAAGTTAGTTTCAAGCTCCACAGAATACCGACTCAGACGGTGCTCATTCTTCAAGGGGGCGGCGCCCTGGGGGCATTCCAATGCGGTGTGGTTAAAGCGATGGAGGAGAAACAAATCTACCCGGATATCGTGGCCGGTGTCTCCATAGGCGCATTTAACGGGGCAATAATAGCCGCGAATCCAAGGAATGCGGCAAATGCTCTAGAGGCGTTCTGGGATGAGATTACTGTGAATATTCCCAACGTCCCAAAGGAAGGAAATCGTCGGCTAGTCTCATCTTGGTATTCGCTTATTTTTGGCTCACCCAAGTTTTTCCGCCCCAGGTGGTTGATGCCCGTTTTTAATCCTAATGAATTGCCCATAAACTGGACCAGTTTTTACGATCCCTCTCCGGTGAGGGAGCTTCTTCTTAAGTACGTTGATTTTGACAAATTAAGAGATAGCCCGACTCGGCTGATCATAGGCGCCGTGGACGTGGAGACATCAGAGCTTGTGGCTTTCGACAGTTACGTTGACGAGATTACACCGGAGCATATTATGGCCAGCGGCAGTTTGCCCCCAGGATTTCCGTGGACGACGATTGATGGAAAACACTACTGGGACGGCGCCCTTGTAAGCAATACGCCCCTTGATTTGGTCACCGAGCTATGCGGTTTAACCCAGAAAAAGGTGTATGTGGTTAATCTCTATCCGACAAGGAAGGCCCTCCCCCAAAACTTGCCGGAGGTGCTTGCCAGGAGGGATGAAATCTTTTTCTCGGAGAAAATAAGGAGAGACATACATACCAAGGAGCTTATCGAAAACTACAGAAAATTGGTCGAGGAGATAATGAGCTACATCGAGCCGGGGGTGGCCCAGCAGATAATGCAGAGGCCGCTCTATATTCGTACGATGGGAGAGCTTACCCCGATCTCCATAACTAGGATCGTTCATGAAGGAGAGGAGGGTGAACCCTCATCGAGGGATTATGATTTCTCCTGGAGGACAGCCCGTCAGCACATGGAGGAGGGTTATAGCGTGGCTAAGAAGGTGCTGAAGAGGGAGGAAAAAAAGAAAATGGAGAAATCTTACTGA
- a CDS encoding rhomboid family intramembrane serine protease: MIPLRDKIPSSSFPFINIIFIVLNSLIFLYEVSLGGELEHFIHEYGLIPAKVVFYSNTGFVDRFYPFFTSMFLHGGWFHLIGNMLFLYIFGDNVEDRMGHFKYLLFYLICGLGAAFTQIITNVRSEIPMVGASGAISGVLGAYILLFPKSRIVTLVPIFFFLHIVEIPAAVFLLIWFIMQFFSGVATLAASRDTGGVAFWAHVGGFVVGLVLTRFFIKKGYYRTGWSGRYHN, encoded by the coding sequence ATGATTCCTCTTCGCGATAAAATCCCTTCAAGCAGCTTCCCGTTTATTAACATTATCTTCATCGTATTAAACTCGCTTATTTTTCTCTACGAGGTCTCACTGGGCGGTGAGTTGGAGCACTTTATACACGAATATGGTCTTATTCCGGCGAAAGTAGTATTCTACTCGAACACAGGCTTTGTTGATCGCTTTTATCCGTTTTTTACTTCTATGTTCCTTCACGGGGGATGGTTTCACCTGATAGGAAACATGCTATTCCTCTACATATTCGGGGACAACGTCGAGGATCGGATGGGTCATTTTAAGTATCTCCTCTTTTATTTGATTTGCGGGTTGGGAGCGGCTTTTACCCAAATCATCACCAATGTGCGTTCCGAAATCCCAATGGTGGGAGCAAGCGGCGCAATCTCCGGAGTATTGGGAGCTTACATATTATTATTCCCAAAATCCAGGATTGTTACACTGGTGCCGATATTCTTTTTCTTACACATCGTGGAGATTCCGGCTGCGGTATTCCTCCTCATCTGGTTTATAATGCAATTTTTTAGTGGCGTGGCAACGCTCGCTGCATCGAGGGATACCGGCGGTGTCGCCTTCTGGGCCCATGTAGGGGGATTTGTTGTCGGGCTCGTCCTAACCAGGTTCTTCATCAAGAAGGGATATTATCGCACCGGATGGTCCGGCAGGTACCATAATTAG
- the queG gene encoding tRNA epoxyqueuosine(34) reductase QueG: MPITRPGSLNWLCSDHRDKLTVVDTASLTNSIKAKALEVGFDLVGISPVGPFPENQFYKEWLARGFAGEMKYMGREPEKRENILNVLPEARSVISCGLNYNTDYPYSTRQDDKRRGWISRYAWGDDYHEVLKSKLSLVLDFIEEVVPQEVKSRLYVDTGPVLDRVYGKYSGIGWYGKNTCLINQEIGSWIFIGEIITNLELDYDSPALDRCGTCTRCIDACPTGALLEPYVLDSRLCISYLTIEQRGGIPIELREKVGNNIYGCDICQDVCPWNRKAEVANDPSFQPRDGLYNPDLSTFSNLSEEKFRWIFKGSAIKRAKRSGFLRNVTVAMGNSGDKDFIPYVKEYLKNDDPLVRAHAAWALWRLDGEGSYRALSDQLDAETDPIVREEIVAILGGYGDTEARIQNSEVSKASSDF, translated from the coding sequence ATGCCAATAACGAGGCCAGGCTCCCTTAATTGGCTATGCAGTGACCACCGTGATAAACTAACCGTTGTGGACACAGCAAGCCTTACCAATTCCATCAAGGCAAAAGCGTTAGAGGTCGGGTTTGACCTGGTAGGGATATCCCCTGTCGGGCCGTTTCCGGAAAATCAGTTCTATAAAGAGTGGCTGGCTAGAGGGTTTGCCGGTGAGATGAAGTACATGGGGAGGGAGCCGGAAAAAAGAGAAAATATTCTGAACGTGCTTCCCGAGGCCAGGTCGGTTATATCCTGTGGCCTCAATTACAATACCGATTATCCCTACTCGACCAGACAGGATGATAAAAGGCGAGGATGGATTTCCCGCTACGCCTGGGGAGATGATTACCACGAGGTTTTAAAGTCAAAGTTATCGCTGGTGCTGGATTTTATTGAAGAGGTTGTTCCTCAAGAGGTTAAGTCCCGCTTGTATGTGGATACCGGGCCGGTGCTGGATAGGGTTTACGGCAAATATTCCGGCATAGGCTGGTACGGGAAAAATACCTGTTTAATAAATCAAGAAATCGGCTCTTGGATTTTTATCGGAGAGATAATAACAAACCTCGAGCTTGATTATGATAGTCCAGCCCTCGACAGATGCGGCACCTGCACGAGGTGTATTGACGCATGTCCCACCGGTGCGCTTTTGGAGCCTTATGTCCTAGATTCAAGGCTGTGTATTTCCTACCTCACTATTGAGCAGCGCGGTGGAATTCCCATAGAACTCAGGGAGAAGGTAGGTAACAACATATACGGCTGTGATATCTGCCAGGATGTCTGCCCCTGGAATAGAAAGGCCGAGGTAGCAAACGACCCATCGTTCCAGCCCAGGGATGGTCTATACAACCCCGATTTATCTACATTTTCAAATCTGTCTGAGGAGAAGTTCAGGTGGATTTTTAAGGGCAGTGCGATAAAGAGGGCAAAGAGGAGCGGATTCCTCCGGAACGTCACGGTGGCTATGGGCAATTCTGGGGATAAGGATTTTATCCCATATGTTAAAGAATATTTAAAGAATGATGACCCACTTGTTAGAGCACATGCAGCATGGGCTTTGTGGAGGCTTGATGGTGAGGGTTCTTACAGAGCCCTGTCAGACCAGCTTGATGCGGAAACCGATCCTATAGTTCGAGAAGAGATAGTTGCTATCTTAGGCGGATATGGGGATACAGAAGCCAGAATTCAGAATTCAGAAGTTAGTAAGGCTTCTTCTGACTTCTGA
- a CDS encoding nuclear transport factor 2 family protein, translating into MSDRFEDVAKVNETFYVALESGDLALMEKVWLKDSRAKCVHPGWPMLLGWEAIRQSWKNIFDSGGPTKIQISNINVEISEDIAWITCIEHITHIVKQKVHKSLAQATNIYERRGSRWFMVHHHASPIPTMGGDMAEDKLQ; encoded by the coding sequence ATGTCTGACCGGTTTGAAGATGTAGCCAAGGTTAATGAAACCTTTTACGTTGCCCTGGAAAGCGGGGACCTGGCGCTGATGGAGAAGGTGTGGTTAAAGGACTCAAGGGCAAAATGCGTCCATCCAGGCTGGCCCATGCTTTTAGGATGGGAAGCAATAAGACAGAGCTGGAAGAATATCTTTGACTCCGGAGGCCCGACCAAGATTCAGATTTCAAATATCAATGTGGAAATATCCGAAGACATAGCGTGGATTACCTGCATCGAGCATATAACCCATATCGTGAAGCAGAAGGTTCACAAAAGCCTGGCCCAGGCGACCAATATATACGAGCGGCGTGGCTCCCGCTGGTTCATGGTTCACCATCACGCCTCGCCCATACCGACCATGGGCGGAGACATGGCCGAGGATAAGCTGCAGTGA